CTCGACCTTGAAAGCCTGGCGACGCTGGAGGCGGGCCTCAACGCCTATGACGGCGCGCTCCTCGTCATCAGCCACGACCGCGTGTTTCTGGAGAGAATCGGCGTTGCGACGCGGATCGTGCTTTCCGGCGAAGGCGCGGCCCGGCGACAGAATATTGCGTCGGACGCGCCTTGAGAGCCGTCAATATTGCCCGATGCGCCATGGCCGCCCGCAAAGGAGGCGTCGCAGGCCCGGAGATTCCAGAATTTCGGGGCTTTGGGCTTGACGGCATTAACCGAAATGAGTATGTCGGCGCCAACAGAACCCATGTGAGGCATGGCCGTTCGGGAAGCCAAATGTCCCGGAGTTCACCTCAGACTAGGTTCTCATACAGCACGTTGAAGATCAAATGCTGCACGCATGACGCGGCAAGGCGCCTGTGTCCTCTGCTTTAAGGTCCATCTGCCGGGTAGGCGGGTCGGGCCGTGCTTGTGCGCATATAGACGCTGAAAGTGCTTCTGTTCGCCGGTGACGGCATTGAAATGCCCCATAAGGGCGACGAGACACGAATTCTAAAGGGATGGGTATATGCCTACCGTAAACCAACTGATCCGCAAGCCGCGCCAGCCCCAGGTCAAGCGGAACAAGGTTCCCGCGCTGGAACAGAACCCGCAGAAGCGCGGCGTCTGCACGCGCGTCTACACCACGACGCCGAAGAAGCCGAACTCGGCTCTGCGTAAGGTTGCCAAGATCCGCCTGACCAATGGCTTCGAAGTCATCGGCTACATTCCGGGCGAAGGCCACAACCTGCAGGAACACTCCGTCGTCATGATTCGCGGCGGCCGCGTCAAGGACTTGCCGGGTGTGCGTTACCACATCATCCGCGGTGTTCTCGACACGCAGGGCGTCAAGAACCGTAAGCAGCGCCGTTCGAAATACGGTGCCAAGCGTCCGAAGTAATTCGGTTTTCATTCTTCTGGCGCTGCGCGAGGTTCTCCGCGTTTTAAGCGCCGCAACTGTTGAGAGACAAAAGCATGTCACGACGCCACAGCGCAGAAAAGCGTGAGATCAACCCGGATCCCAAATTTGGCGATCTGGTGATCAGTAAGTTCATGAATGCCATCATGCTGCATGGCAAGAAGTCGGTCGCCGAGACGATCGTCTACGGCGCGCTCGACGCCGTCGAGGGCAAGATGAAGCAGGACCCGATCGAGGTCTTTCATCAGGCGCTCGAAAACGTCGCGCCGCACGTTGAAGTCCGCTCGCGCCGCGTTGGCGGTGCGACCTACCAGGTTCCGGTCGACGTCCGTCCCGAGCGCCGTCAGGCGCTCGCCATCCGCTGGCTGATCGCGGCCGCGCGCAAGCGTAACGAAACCACCATGATCGAGCGCCTGTCCGGCGAGCTCATGGATGCTGCGAACAACCGGGGTTCTGCCGTCAAGAAGCGTGAAGACACGCACAAGATGGCCGACGCCAACCGCGCATTCTCCCATTACCGCTGGTAATTCAGATACGAGGGAAGGCCTAACATCATGGCTCGCGAATATAAAATCGAAGATTACCGTAATTTCGGTATCATGGCGCACATCGACGCTGGCAAGACCACGACGACCGAGCGCATCCTCTTCTACACCGGCAAGTCCCACAAGATCGGTGAAGTTCACGACGGCGCGGCCACGATGGACTGGATGGAGCAGGAGCAGGAGCGTGGCATCACGATCACCTCAGCTGCCACCACCACCTTCTGGCAGGGCCGCGACGGCAAGAAGCGCCGCTTCAACATCATCGACACCCCCGGACACGTCGACTTCACCATCGAAGTCGAGCGTTCGCTGCGCGTGCTCGACGGTGCGGTCGCCCTTCTCGACGCCAATGCCGGCGTCGAGCCGCAGACGGAAACCGTCTGGCGCCAGGCCGACAAGTACAACGTTCCGCGCATGATCTTCTGC
This window of the Martelella lutilitoris genome carries:
- the rpsG gene encoding 30S ribosomal protein S7, with the protein product MSRRHSAEKREINPDPKFGDLVISKFMNAIMLHGKKSVAETIVYGALDAVEGKMKQDPIEVFHQALENVAPHVEVRSRRVGGATYQVPVDVRPERRQALAIRWLIAAARKRNETTMIERLSGELMDAANNRGSAVKKREDTHKMADANRAFSHYRW
- the rpsL gene encoding 30S ribosomal protein S12 encodes the protein MPTVNQLIRKPRQPQVKRNKVPALEQNPQKRGVCTRVYTTTPKKPNSALRKVAKIRLTNGFEVIGYIPGEGHNLQEHSVVMIRGGRVKDLPGVRYHIIRGVLDTQGVKNRKQRRSKYGAKRPK